A section of the Saccopteryx leptura isolate mSacLep1 chromosome 4, mSacLep1_pri_phased_curated, whole genome shotgun sequence genome encodes:
- the NSMCE1 gene encoding non-structural maintenance of chromosomes element 1 homolog: MQGSARRAGAMTDVHRRFLQLLMTHGALEEWDVQRLQKHCHEVHGSNAPEEKLEDFITTINSVLESLYIEIKKGVTEDDGRPIYALVNLATTPISKMASDFAENELDLFRKALELIVDSETGFASSTNILNLVDQLKGKRMRKKEAEQVLQKFVQNKWLIEKEGEFTLHSRTILEMGQHIRETYPDAVKICDICHGLLIQGQSCDTCGIRMHLPCVAKYFQSNPEPRCPHCNDYWPHRVPEVFDPQKEPETGVSKSNRKSLRSRQH, encoded by the exons ATGCAGGGGAGTGCGAGGAGAGCGGGGGCCATGACGGACGTCCACCGGCGGTTCCTCCAGCTGCTGATGACCCACGGGGCGCTGGAGGAGTGGGACGTCCAGCGCCTGCAGAAGCACTGCCACGAGGTCCACGGCT CCAACGCTCCCGAGGAGAAGTTGGAGGACTTCATCACCACCATTAACAGTGTCTTGGAGTCCTTGTATATCGAGATAAAGAAAGGAGTCACCGAAGATGACGGGAGACCCATTTATGCGCTG GTGAATCTTGCAACGACTCCgatctccaaaatggcctccgaTTTTGCAGAGAATGAACTGGATCTGTTCAGAAAGGCT CTGGAGCTGATTGTTGACTCCGAAACGGGCTTTGCCTCTTCCACAAATATTCTGAACCTGGTCGATCAACTTAAAGGCAAGAGAATGCGGAAGAAGGAGGCGGAGCAGGTGCTGCAGAAGTTCGTGCAGAATAAGTGGCTGATCGAG AAGGAAGGGGAGTTCACCCTGCACAGCCGCACCATCCTGGAGATGGGGCAGCACATCCGGGAGACGTACCCCGACGCCGTGAAGATCTGCGACATCTGCCACGGCCTCCTCATCCAG GGTCAGAGCTGTGACACCTGTGGAATCAGGATGCACTTACCTTGTGTGGCCAAGTATTTCCAGTCAAATCCCGAGCCGCGCTGCCCCCACTGTAACGACTACTGGCCTCACAGGGTCCCAG AAGTCTTCGACCCGCAGAAGGAGCCTGAGACCGGCGTGTCCAAGTCCAACAGGAAATCCCTGCGCTCCCGGCAGCACTAG